The Penaeus vannamei isolate JL-2024 chromosome 4, ASM4276789v1, whole genome shotgun sequence genome segment CTAAGTTTATtaaagcattaccattatcataaaagTATGTAAAACAATGTGTACTAAATTTACATTTCATATCATGAGGTCGTTATACAATATAAACTCTTTCACACACCAACCTTACAAGCAGTGCTAAAAATTGATAGTACGGTGATAAGTGCATTCTTTTTACATCACAGTATCATATTTAAGCCATTATGCAGATTAAGGCAAACGTTGTGTTCGGAATAACAATGTCCCTGATTTGATTTGCTTGTAAGGAGTATATGTCACACATTTCATGctttttataaaaagaaagaaagaaaaaaaaagaaaaaaaaaatctaccacatGATACTCTGGAATCCCTAGCTCTTGTCCTGTTGTTTTTCAGTCCAGCTCACTTGGTGAACATTGCGCACATGATGGTAGAGTGTGCCCGTTTGAGCAAAGCTCTTGCCACACACATGGCATGTGTACGGTCTCTCCCcggtgtgtgtccgtctgtgctCTATCAAGTACTGATTCAAAGTGAAACGTTTCCCACATATGTCACATATGTAGGGCTTAAAGTTTATGTGACTGCGGTAGTGCCGCTTGAGTGAGCCCAACACTTTGAATTCCTTCTGGCAGATAGGACATTTCAGGCCATGGCCCAGCAGCTGCTCACTAAGGGCATGAGGAGGTGGGCGACCCTGCAACAAGAGAGAGCGGCACTTTAGTAGCTTGTCTGGGCCAGCGGACAGTGAGCTCTCTGCCGGGCCTGGCTCTAGGACACCCATCCTAATCACTGGCACCAACTACTAGCCTACACAAATTTTACTGCCACTACTACAACGAATGCCACAAGACCACCACAGCTGGTTAGACACACCACCCGTGCCTGTATGTCCATGCTGATGCTCTCACTTGCAAAACTGCTACTTACTGAGTAGCAAATAATGGACAACACTGGGGGACACTCACAGTAGTAACAACACCACTACATCCTGACAAAATTGAGAACAACTTTTAGTGATTAATTTTATAGTATCTAAAataatatatttgttttgatATGGAAACGTATTGGACAAACATACAATTTTAGTCAGTATTTCactttacttcatgatttgtttaagAACTTCTTATTCTTACAATTTCTCTTTACATTCTTTTCCTTCAAACCTTAGTACTGACCAGATATTTAAAAGATTCTTACAAATATAAGTAGACATACATACCTATCTTTAAATTATCCAAGTATGATCTTCACATAAATGACTTCATAAGTGTAATGTAAGCTTACTTAATGTTTGCCATggtggaagaaggaaataatttcaggtacaatatatatatataagtttataaaaaatatatatgtatatacatgtgtacatatcaatattatatatatatatatatatatatatatatatatatatatatatatatatatatatatatatatatatatatatatacacacacacacacacacacacacacacacacacatatatatatacaataaataaataaataaataaataaatatatatatatatatatatatgtatatatatatgtatatatatatatatatatatatatatctatatgtatatatatataatcatatatatatatatatatatatatatatatatatatatatatatatatatatatatatatatatatatatatacacatatatacatatatatctatatatatatatatatatatatatatattatatatacatatatatacacatatatacatatatctatatgtatatatatatatatatacatatatacatatatatatacatatatatacatatatatatatatatatatatatatatatatatatatatatatatacatatatatacatatatatatatatatatatatatatatatatatatatatatatatatatatatatatacacatgcacacacacagatacacaaatataaatacacacacacacacagacacacacacacagacacacatatatatatatatatatatatatatatatatatatatgtatatatatgtatatatatatgtatatatatgtatatatatatacatacatacatatatatatatatatatatatatatatatatattatatgtatatcatatgtatatatatatacatatatatgcatatatatgcatatatatgtatatatatatatatatatgcatattatatgtatattatatgtatatcatatgtatatatatacatatatatgtatatgtatgtatatatatatatatatatatatatatatatatatatatatatatatatatatatgtgtgtgtgtgtgtgtgtgtgtgtgtgtgtgtgtgtgtgtgtgtgtgtgtgtgtgtgtgtgtgtgtgtgtgtgtacacataaatttatacacatacacacacacatattctatatatatatatatatatatatatatatatatatatatatacatatatatatatacatacatacatacatataaattatacacacacacacacacacacacacacacacacacacacacatacacacacacacacatatatatatatatatacatatatacatatatatatatatatatatatatatatatatatatatatatatatacacacacacacacacacacacacacacacacacacacacacacacacacacacacacacacacacacatatatgtgcatatatatgtatatatatatatatatatatacatataatatacatataagatacatatatatatatatatatacatatatatgtatatatatatacatataagatacatatatatatatatatatatatatatatatatatatatatatatgtatatatatatatgtatatatataaaatgtgtatatatatatgtatatatataaaatgtgtatatatatatatatacatatatatatatatatatatatatatatatatatatatatatatataaatatataaatatatatatatatatatattataaatacatatatattatatacatatctatacatgcatatatatatgtatatatatgtatatatatatatacatatatatatatatatatatatatatatataaaaacataaatgtatatatatatacacacacacatatatatatatatatatatatatatatatatatatatatatatatatatatatatatatatatatatatatgtgtgtgtgtgtgtgtgtgtgtgtgtgtgtgtgtgtgtgtatatatatatatatatacatatatatatatatatacatacatatatatatatatatatatgtatatatatgtatatatatatatataatatgtatatatatgtatatatatatgtatatgtatatatatatatatataatatgtatatatatgtatatatatatgtatatgtatatatatatatctatatatatatatatatatatatatatatatatatatatatatatatatatatatatatattatatgtatataatatatatatatatatattatatgtatatatatatatatatatatatatatatatatatatatatatatatatattatatgtatataagatatatatatatatatatatatatatatatatatatatatatatatatatatatatatatatacatatatatgtatatatatacatatatattgtatgtgtatatatatttatatatatatatatatatatatatatacatatatatatattatatgtatgtatatatgtatatataaatatatatatatatatatatatatattatatgtatgtatatatgtatatatatatatatatatatatatatatatatatatatatattatatgtatctatatatgtatatatttatatatatattatatgtatgtatatatgtatatatttatatatatatatatatatatatatatatatatttatatatatattatatgtatgtatatatgtatatatttctatatatatattatatgtatgtatatatgtatatatttatatatatattatatgtatgtatatatgtatatatttatatatatattatatgtatgtatatatgtatatatatatatatatatatattatatgtatgtatatatgtatatatatatatatatatatatatatatatatatatatatatatatatatatatatatatatatatatatatcaatcatatgtatatatatatatatcatatgtatgtatatatatatatatatatatatatatatatatacatatatatatatatatatatatatatatatatcaatatcatatgtatgcatatatatatatatatatatatatatatatatatatatatgtatatatatatgtatatatatatgtatatatatatgtatatatatatgtatatatatatatatatgtatatatatatatatatatatatatatatatatgtatatatatatgtatatatatgtatatatatatatatatatatatatatatatatgtatatatatgtatatatatgtatatatatatgtatatatatatacatatatatataatatatatatatatatatatacatatatatacacacatatatatatatatatatatatatatatatatatatatatatatatatatgtatatatatgtatatatatatgtatatattatatatatatgtatatatatatatatatatatataatatacatatgtatatatatatatatatatatatctctatctacatatatatatatatatatgtatgtatatatatatgtatgtatatatatatgtatatattatatatatatatatatatttatattatatatatcatatatatatatgtatatatatatatatatatatatatatatatatatatatatcatacatatatatatcatacatattatatatacatatatatatatatatatatatatatatatcataatacatatatatatatagatatcatatatatatatatatatatatatatatatatatatatatatatatatatatcatacatatctatacatatatatatatatatcatatagatataaatatatatatatatatatatatatatatatatatatatatatatatatatatcatacatatatatatatatatatatatatatatatatgtatatcatacatatatatatatatatatatatatatatatatatatatatatatatatgtatgtatatcatacatatatatatagatatcatacatatatatatatagatatcatacatatatatatatatatatatatatataatatatatatatatatatatatatatagatatatatagatatcatacatatatatacatatatatatatatatatatatatatatatcatataatatatatatatatatatatatatatatatatatatatatatatatatatatatcatatatatatatatatatatatatatatatatatatatatatatatatatatatatatatatatatatatatatatatatatatacatatatatatacataaagtaccAATCAAATTCTTTTCATTTAGACTCTAGTACAACTAAAGCACACCTGATTTAACATGTTTTGATAGTAGATGGAAATCTAAAAGTATAacaattaatgaaaaaatactaatataacaaaataatcaagaaaatcaTTCAAACTTtccaaataatcatgataatgacaccaatattcatcataatgaataacaataataataacaataattatttaaaTACGGACATAGTGTATCTAACAACAATGACTGGATATATAATTTCTGAAAATTCACTAATTCCCTATGATCTTGATTGCAACATAACATATAACAtcaaataattatatcataatttttttttcttcttctttttttttttttattaaacatgTTTTATTCTATATCAGATATAAACATGATAGAAAAATCCTATTTCAGTTTCTTGGACATACAACATTGATAAAGCCGATAATTTTGCTTCTGTGCTATGAAATTTCCTCAAAATGCACGTAATGTTTGTTTCACACACCAATGCCAGAAGGAATTTTACACCGTTTTGGACCCAATGTGATGTAGAAATCAAATGTTGACAAAATTCATAGTGTATTTATAATCTATACAAATCATatactataatgataaatgaCTAGTCCCTAagactttatataatatatatatatatatatatatatatatatatatatatatatatatacatatatatatatacatatatatatatatatatatacatatatatatatatatatataaatatatatatatatatatatatatatatatatatatacacatacatatatgtatatatatatgtatatatataaatatatatatatatacatatataaatatatacatatatatatatatatatatatatatatatatatatatatatatatatatatatatatatatatatatatatatatatatatatatatatatatacatatatatatacatatatatatatacatatatatatatatatatacatatatatatatatatatataaaggaaattatCATATATTCCTAAAACTAACACTTATCTCATAAACTGTTCTCCTCTCAACAACCTAAAATCCCCTGGGAATTCTCACTTTCTTTACTTAGATTAGAAAAAATTAATCTTAGCCACAAGATACAGCCAGCATCAAAAGAAATGCTGAAAATAAAGGCAATCTAATGTCAGTGTTGTAGGTCTAGGGTCATTGTCATGTCGCAATTATGAATAGGTCGATTAATACGAAGTCGACCTTTGGCCTTTAGTCACATGTCAGAACTTTTGTAGTCTTTAATCAGTAGGGAAAAAAATCTAGAAATCAGGAAGGTGACAAAGATGACTTCCATATCTGGTCACTGAATGTACTAACGACAGAAAGTGTATTGCCGTCAGTGTTAGTCTTTAGTTGATAATATGATTAAGCTGCTAcacagagagacaagacagaaagaaagggtgaaTTTTAGCTTTTTAATAATATTGCAATAAACTTAATAGCCAACTTTAAAATGGGAGATTCTTGACTTTGTAAAAACAGGCTATTATTAAATCACAGACTTAAAGTACTATTAGTAATGATCAATGTCAGATAGACCAAGTGATAAATTTCCTAGGTGCCATAATGATCATGTGAAGATTCAGCATTTCTGaacaatgtatatgtgtgtatgtgtgtatatatatatatatatatatatatatatatatatatatatatatatatatatatatatacatatatatatatatacatatatatatatatatatatacatatatatgcacatatatatatatatatatatatatatatatatatatatatatatacatatatatgtacatatatatatatatatatatatatatatatatatatatatatatatatatatacatatatatatgtacatatatatatatatatatatatatatatatatatatatatacatatatatgtcattatatatatatatatatatacatatatatatatatacatatatatatatatatatgtgtatatatatatatacatatatatatacatatatatatacatatatatatataatatatacatatatatatatatatacatatatatatacatatatatatatatatatacatatatgtatatatacatatatatatatacatatatatatatatacatatatatacatatatatatatatacatatatatatacatatatatataaacatatatatacatatacatatatatatatacatatacaaatatatatatatatatatatatatatatatatatatatatatatatatatacatgtatgtatgtatgtatgtatgtatgtatgtacgtatgtatgtatgtatgtatatatgtatatgtatatgtatatatgtatatgtatgtatgtatgtatatgtgtatatatatatgtatgaatatataaatacatatatatgtgtgtttatatatacatatatatatttatatatatatatatatatatatatatatatatatatatatatatacacaaatacgcatgaacacacacacgcgcgcgcgcgcacacacacacacacacacacacacacacacacacacacacacacacacacacacacacacacacacacacacacacacacacacacacacacacacacacacacacacacacacatatatatacatatatatacatacatacatacatatatatacatacatacatatatatatatacatacatacatatacatatacatacatacatagacatatacatacatacatatacatacatatacatatacatatatatatacacatatgtatgtatatatatgtatatatatacatacatatatatatacatatatatatcaaatacatatatatatatatatatacaatatatatatatatatacaatatatatatacaatatatacatataaaatatatatatgtaaaatatatatgtaaaatatatatatgtaaaatatatatatgtaaaatatatatatgtaaaatatatatatgtaaaatatatatgtatatgtatgtatatgtatgtatatatatatatatatatatatatatatatatatatatgtatatatatgtaatatatatatatatgtaatatatatatatatatatatatatatatatatatatatatatatatatatatatatatatatatatatatatatatatatatatatatatatatatacataaataaataaataaatatatatatatatatatatatatatatatatatatatatatatatatatatatatatatatatatatattccataactGTTCTTATCATATATAAAATTGAAAACTGGTGGATACTGATGAATTTACTATCAAGTTTTCACCTTTGCCCATTCATTACAGGTGCACACAACTTTTAAGTGTCTAAATGTGCCAAAAATGTAATGGTTCTTTCTTAGAAATACTTTCCTTCAAAGCAGAAGCTTATATAGAAGCTTACCACTTTTACCTCAACATGTTATTACATAGAGAAATATGCACGTGTGCTAGCATCTGATATTACAGGTATATTTGTAAGTATTAATTTAATGTACTGAAGATGTCAAAATTTTCAGGTGAGAATTATGCACCCATTTATCGATGTTCAATATtcagatgcatgtatataaatgaacagaAATAACAATGCAGTCAAGAATCACCATTTTAATGTAGCTGTCTTAGCAATGGTCAGGAAATTAGTTAAATCTAATTCTACACTGAATACAATGCAATAAAAACCTTTGAAAGACTTCTGAAGCCAAGCACTTCTCCCATAATCATGCAAAGTCCCTTAATTGCATGCAATCTTAAAAATATGCCTGATAAAATACTGATAACTGAAACTAGTATTTAATATTTCtggtaataaacataatataatcaGAAcaaaatcaatgttttttttcttttcttctcaaatACTGTAGCATGATTACATTTAACAAAAGCATGATGAAAAGTTTGTATCAAATAGTAAACCACTGTTAAAATAAGCATATTTGAATGTACATTACTAAAAAATTCTTCagtcctttccattcctttcctgtAATAGTTGTTTCAGTtaccagtttttttgttttttgtttttcttatcaaattTATCTTGCAAATATCCATTTACTCACCAGCGCTGGGTCTATGGAGGAGGCAAGACTAGAGTTAGTACAGGAGTGTGGGGGGAGTAAGTCTGACTGTGAGTGCTCACCAACGTCTCCCACTTCACTCCCTGCTCCACTCTCAAGCCcccagtcttcctcctcctcttctatggAGATATCTTCTTTCACAACCTGTGTAAGAGGCCATATTTTAATTTGCaattgaagaaaatatatattaatgaaaatctAGTCACTATTATCACACAATGATATCAGCTGATCTGATTTATAAAAGAGACAATAAGGAACTTACTGTCCTTTACCTAAACTGTGATTTTATTAGAAACAAGCATAACTCACCAATTCTTCTTCAGGTTTAGCTGATCCAGGCCTCCAAGAAGGCCCAGGCATAGGGTCAGATTCTTCACGTGGCTTTTCTTGACAGTTGACTTCAGAAGAGGATAAAGGCATGGGAGAACAAGTTGGTTGTGGTGTGCGTGGTGGCTGAGGAGTACTCGATACTTGCTTATTGTCGTCTGGAGAATTTTCTTTATTAGCAACATTGTGGGCTTGGTCAGGAGATACAGACTGAGTGCATTCGCTCTGGACGTTATCTGACtgtgacactgatgatgatgaggatttttGTGACAAGTCATAAGGGCTATTAGGTTCTTGGGGTGACATTTTATACATAAGGCCAAGAGGTCCAACTGACATGTAATCGGAGTCCCTCATTCGCTTTCTATTTGGTGGTGGGCTCACTGAAGGTTCGGGTGGTGGTCTGGGGGTGGGAACTTCTCTTGATGATCTGTCTGCTCTTCTGAGCTGAATGGGATCATCTGGCACAGCTAAGCCCTTGACTTGTAACCCTTCAGCAGTCTTGATTAATGACGCTAAATTGTGATGAGGTACGTTAACTTCTCCTCGATACATAAAATCTAGTAATGCCTCCAAGTCTCTGGCAGACACATCTTTCATAAATACTATTGGATGTTTGCAAGGATTTTTTGTgaacatttctttaaaataatcACTACATGTTGATAGCACAAATTTGTGAGCTGGGTACTGCTTCCCTCCACAAGCTAGTGTCACATCGATGAATACTTCCtgcaaaagagaggggaaaaaattctAATCAGACatatagaaaatagaatatttatcaacaaaataaaatacataaatgaaagacagagaaaaagagaccaatatatatatatatatatatatatatatatatatatatatatatatatatataatatatatatatatatatacatatatatatatacatatatatatatatatatatatatatatatatatatatatatatatataatatataaaaaatatatatatatatatatatataatatatatatatatatatatatatataaaatatatatatatacatatatatataatatataaaaaatatatatatatatatatatatatatatatatatatatatatatatatatatatatatatatatatatatataatatatatatatacatatatatatatatataatataatataatataatatatatatatatgtatatatatatatatatatatatatatatatatatatacatatatatatatatgtatataatataatatatacatatatatatatatatatatatatatatatatatatatatatataatataatatatacatatatatataatataatatatatatacatatataaaatacatacacacacatatatatatatatatatatacatatatatatacatatatatatatatatatatatatacatatatatatacatatatatatatatatatatatatatatatatatatatataatctaatatatatatatatatatatatatatatatttatatatatataatatatatatacatatatataatatatatatatatatatatatattatatatatatatatatatatatatatatattatttatatatatatatatacatatatatatatagtataatatatatatacacatatatataaaatcatatatatatattatattatatattatatttatatatgtatatatatattatattatatatatgtatatatatattttttttttcttttattatattatattatattatattatattatatatatatacatacatatatacatatatacatatatatctatatctatatatatatatctatatatatatacatatatatctatatctatatatatatatctatctatatatatatacatatatataatataatataatataatatatattatatatatatgtatatatatatacatatatatatatatatatatatatatatatatatatatacatatatacacacacacacacacacacacacacacacacacacacacacacacacacacacacacacatatatatatatatatatatatatatatatatatatatatatatatatatatatatatataatataatttaatataatatatacatatatatatatatatatatatatatatatatatatatacatatatataatataatacatatatatataaatatatattatatatatatattatatatatatatatcatatatacatatatatatatatatatcatatatatatatatatcatatatatatatatatatatatatatatattatatatatatatacatatatatatattatatatatacatatatatatattatatatatatatatcatatatatatatacacacaat includes the following:
- the LOC113822944 gene encoding protein bric-a-brac 1 isoform X9 — protein: MVQSVDMPLFYYNRINTMTDELLSLKWNNHKSTFADILTILRDQEVFIDVTLACGGKQYPAHKFVLSTCSDYFKEMFTKNPCKHPIVFMKDVSARDLEALLDFMYRGEVNVPHHNLASLIKTAEGLQVKGLAVPDDPIQLRRADRSSREVPTPRPPPEPSVSPPPNRKRMRDSDYMSVGPLGLMYKMSPQEPNSPYDLSQKSSSSSVSQSDNVQSECTQSVSPDQAHNVANKENSPDDNKQVSSTPQPPRTPQPTCSPMPLSSSEVNCQEKPREESDPMPGPSWRPGSAKPEEELVVKEDISIEEEEEDWGLESGAGSEVGDVGEHSQSDLLPPHSCTNSSLASSIDPALGRPPPHALSEQLLGHGLKCPICQKEFKVLGSLKRHYRSHINFKPYICDICGKRFTLNQYLIEHRRTHTGERPYTCHVCGKSFAQTGTLYHHVRNVHQVSWTEKQQDKS
- the LOC113822944 gene encoding protein bric-a-brac 1 isoform X4; the protein is MNEVKYEWRHKASCTGSSLRGWRLADDCCVLYDRRHGVVNTEALSYTNFLLLYSSFIRINTMTDELLSLKWNNHKSTFADILTILRDQEVFIDVTLACGGKQYPAHKFVLSTCSDYFKEMFTKNPCKHPIVFMKDVSARDLEALLDFMYRGEVNVPHHNLASLIKTAEGLQVKGLAVPDDPIQLRRADRSSREVPTPRPPPEPSVSPPPNRKRMRDSDYMSVGPLGLMYKMSPQEPNSPYDLSQKSSSSSVSQSDNVQSECTQSVSPDQAHNVANKENSPDDNKQVSSTPQPPRTPQPTCSPMPLSSSEVNCQEKPREESDPMPGPSWRPGSAKPEEELVVKEDISIDPALKDLSAKSSKSMKQEESGMMSPQGHSGLPQHHPPGPLSGSMLLPPGSLWPQDTKVNIEEILPCPICGKQFPKKRKSNLQVHLRTHTGERPFKCQQCGRGFKQKAHLEKHQEKSCHVLSEYVPYPFFPKI
- the LOC113822944 gene encoding protein bric-a-brac 1 isoform X7, giving the protein MVQSVDMPLFYYNRINTMTDELLSLKWNNHKSTFADILTILRDQEVFIDVTLACGGKQYPAHKFVLSTCSDYFKEMFTKNPCKHPIVFMKDVSARDLEALLDFMYRGEVNVPHHNLASLIKTAEGLQVKGLAVPDDPIQLRRADRSSREVPTPRPPPEPSVSPPPNRKRMRDSDYMSVGPLGLMYKMSPQEPNSPYDLSQKSSSSSVSQSDNVQSECTQSVSPDQAHNVANKENSPDDNKQVSSTPQPPRTPQPTCSPMPLSSSEVNCQEKPREESDPMPGPSWRPGSAKPEEELVVKEDISIEEEEEDWGLESGAGSEVGDVGEHSQSDLLPPHSCTNSSLASSIDPALDLSAKSSKSMKQEESGMMSPQGHSGLPQHHPPGPLSGSMLLPPGSLWPQDTKVNIEEILPCPICGKQFPKKRKSNLQVHLRTHTGERPFKCQQCGRGFKQKAHLEKHQEKSCHVLSEYVPYPFFPKI
- the LOC113822944 gene encoding protein bric-a-brac 1 isoform X3, giving the protein MNEVKYEWRHKASCTGSSLRGWRLADDCCVLYDRRHGVVNTEALSYTNFLLLYSSFIRINTMTDELLSLKWNNHKSTFADILTILRDQEVFIDVTLACGGKQYPAHKFVLSTCSDYFKEMFTKNPCKHPIVFMKDVSARDLEALLDFMYRGEVNVPHHNLASLIKTAEGLQVKGLAVPDDPIQLRRADRSSREVPTPRPPPEPSVSPPPNRKRMRDSDYMSVGPLGLMYKMSPQEPNSPYDLSQKSSSSSVSQSDNVQSECTQSVSPDQAHNVANKENSPDDNKQVSSTPQPPRTPQPTCSPMPLSSSEVNCQEKPREESDPMPGPSWRPGSAKPEEELVVKEDISIEEEEEDWGLESGAGSEVGDVGEHSQSDLLPPHSCTNSSLASSIDPALGRPPPHALSEQLLGHGLKCPICQKEFKVLGSLKRHYRSHINFKPYICDICGKRFTLNQYLIEHRRTHTGERPYTCHVCGKSFAQTGTLYHHVRNVHQVSWTEKQQDKS
- the LOC113822944 gene encoding protein bric-a-brac 1 isoform X8; its protein translation is MNEVKYEWRHKASCTGSSLRGWRLADDCCVLYDRRHGVVNTEALSYTNFLLLYSSFIRINTMTDELLSLKWNNHKSTFADILTILRDQEVFIDVTLACGGKQYPAHKFVLSTCSDYFKEMFTKNPCKHPIVFMKDVSARDLEALLDFMYRGEVNVPHHNLASLIKTAEGLQVKGLAVPDDPIQLRRADRSSREVPTPRPPPEPSVSPPPNRKRMRDSDYMSVGPLGLMYKMSPQEPNSPYDLSQKSSSSSVSQSDNVQSECTQSVSPDQAHNVANKENSPDDNKQVSSTPQPPRTPQPTCSPMPLSSSEVNCQEKPREESDPMPGPSWRPGSAKPEEELVVKEDISIDPALGRPPPHALSEQLLGHGLKCPICQKEFKVLGSLKRHYRSHINFKPYICDICGKRFTLNQYLIEHRRTHTGERPYTCHVCGKSFAQTGTLYHHVRNVHQVSWTEKQQDKS
- the LOC113822944 gene encoding protein bric-a-brac 1 isoform X5, which encodes MVQSVDMPLFYYNRINTMTDELLSLKWNNHKSTFADILTILRDQEVFIDVTLACGGKQYPAHKFVLSTCSDYFKEMFTKNPCKHPIVFMKDVSARDLEALLDFMYRGEVNVPHHNLASLIKTAEGLQVKGLAVPDDPIQLRRADRSSREVPTPRPPPEPSVSPPPNRKRMRDSDYMSVGPLGLMYKMSPQEPNSPYDLSQKSSSSSVSQSDNVQSECTQSVSPDQAHNVANKENSPDDNKQVSSTPQPPRTPQPTCSPMPLSSSEVNCQEKPREESDPMPGPSWRPGSAKPEEELVVKEDISIEEEEEDWGLESGAGSEVGDVGEHSQSDLLPPHSCTNSSLASSIDPALKDLSAKSSKSMKQEESGMMSPQGHSGLPQHHPPGPLSGSMLLPPGSLWPQDTKVNIEEILPCPICGKQFPKKRKSNLQVHLRTHTGERPFKCQQCGRGFKQKAHLEKHQEKSCHVLSEYVPYPFFPKI